A single Gasterosteus aculeatus chromosome 2, fGasAcu3.hap1.1, whole genome shotgun sequence DNA region contains:
- the LOC120815554 gene encoding solute carrier family 26 member 6-like isoform X2, giving the protein MEEKAGEYLVQRRVLDEVRLEEVAQKGTWSTKPTAGERVKESLRCSGPRLKQTALSWIPVLGWLPRYSFRDNAIGDLISGCSVGIMHLPQGMAYALLASLGPVYGLYTSLYPVLIYFIFGTSRHISIGTFAVISIMVGSVTERLGPDANFPMNGTNATGNVDLDARDRFRVQVACSLTVLAGLFQILLGVVRFGFVVTYLSEPLVRGYTTGSACHVCVSQLKYLFGVTPKRFTGPLSLIYTLVDICRLLPQTKVPELVVSLVALSVLIVVKEINACYRQKLPLPIPIEIIVIVAATVITHFGGLTSKYNIDVVGEIPSGLKAPKAPDTALFLEVIGDAFAVAIVGYAINISLGKTFALKHGYKVDSNQELVALGLSNAIGGFFQCYSVTASLSRSLVQESTGGKTQVAGLISSVIVLVTILKIGSLFSDLPKAVLSTIVFVNLKGMFKQFTDVPLLWKTNKVDLLVWLVTFTSTILLNLDLGLAVSIAFSMLTVIFRTQLPRYSILGRVAGTDLYLDVDTYKEAKEIPGIKIFRSSATIYYTNAEMYLEALQEKSGIEMGKLLTAKKKRDAKLKRAQKKEKSKSKAKKRGQPSKMVEKKVSLDDLGQVNEAFQHDAATSESDSEAGCRCDAEEGIPRVSATHSVVLDVSTTSFVDTVAVTTLKNVHIQGPRRDRRGGLLRRLPRLRGGAAGGGGLLHGLPPEEPPVRQRARRRAPRARDSGAG; this is encoded by the exons ATGGAGGAGAAGGCCGGGGAGTACTTGGTGCAGAGGAGAGTTCTGGATGAGGTGCGTCTGGAGGAAGTGGCCCAGAAGGGGACGTGGTCCACGAAACCGACGGCGGGGGAACGGGTGAAGGAGTCTTTGAG GTGTTCGGGGCCCCGGCTGAAGCAGACGGCGCTGAGCTGGATCCCGGTTCTCGGCTGGCTGCCTCGCTACTCCTTCAGAGACAACGCCATCGGAGACCTGATCTCCGGCTGCAGCGTGGGCATCATGCACCTGCCGCAGG GCATGGCCTACGCCCTCCTGGCCTCCTTGGGCCCGGTGTACGGCCTCTACACCTCCCTCTACCCGGTGCTGATCTACTTCATCTTCGGTACCTCCAGGCACATCTCCATTG GTACCTTTGCCGTGATCAGCATCATGGTGGGCAGCGTGACGGAGCGGCTGGGTCCGGACGCCAACTTCCCTATGAACGGCACCAACGCGACGGGGAACGTGGACCTGGACGCGCGGGACAGGTTCAGGGTTCAGGTCGCCTGCTCCCTCACCGTGCTGGCGGGACTCTTTCAG ATCCTGTTGGGCGTGGTGCGGTTCGGCTTCGTGGTCACCTACCTGTCCGAGCCGCTTGTTCGAGGCTACACCACGGGGTCGGCGTGTCACGTGTGCGTGTCCCAGCTCAAGTACCTGTTCGGGGTCACGCCGAAACGCTTCACCGGCCCGCTCTCCCTCATCTAT ACTCTGGTGGATATCTGCCGCCTGCTGCCGCAGACCAAGGTGCCGGAGCTGGTGGTCAGCCTGGTCGCTTTGTCTGTTCTCATCGTGGTCAAAGAGATCAACGCCTGCTACAGGCAGAAGCTGCCTCTTCCCATCCCCATAGAGATCATAGTG ATCGTAGCAGCAACAGTCATCACGCACTTCGGAGGACTGACGAGTAAATACAACATCGATGTGGTTGGAGAGATTCCCAGTGG gCTAAAAGCCCCCAAAGCTCCAGATACTGCGTTGTTCCTGGAGGTGATCGGCGATGCCTTCGCCGTGGCCATCGTGGGCTACGCCATCAACATCTCTCTGGGCAAAACATTCGCCCTCAAACACGGCTACAAGGTGGACAGCAACCAG GAGCTGGTGGCTTTGGGTCTCAGTAACGCCATCGGCGGATTCTTTCAGTGTTACTCCGTCACGGCGTCTTTGTCCCGCAGCCTCGTCCAGGAGAGCACAGGCGGCAAGACGCAG GTTGCCGGGTTGATCTCGTCCGTCATCGTGCTCGTCACCATTTTGAAAATAGGCTCTCTCTTCTCAGATCTCCCcaag GCCGTCTTATCCACAATAGTGTTTGTGAATTTGAAAGGAATGTTCAAGCAGTTCACGGACGTGCCTCTGCTGTGGAAGACCAACAAGGTGGATCTG ctggtgTGGCTGGTCACGTTCACCAGCACCATCCTGCTCAACCTGGACCTCGGCCTGGCGGTGTCCATCGCCTTCTCCATGCTCACCGTCATCTTCAGGACGCAGCT CCCCCGCTACTCGATCTTGGGACGCGTTGCAGGCACGGATCTGTATCTGGACGTCGACACCTACAAGGAG GCCAAAGAGATTCCGGGGATCAAAATCTTCCGTTCGTCCGCCACCATCTACTACACCAACGCTGAGATGTACCTGGAGGCCCTGCAGGAGAAG aGCGGAATTGAAATGGGGAAGCTGCTGACGGCCAAGAAGAAGCGAGACGCCAAGCTGAAGCGCGCACAGAAGAAGGAGAAATCTAAGAGCAAGGCCAAGAAACGA GGCCAACCCTCCAAGATGGTTGAGAAGAAGGTCTCCCTGGACGACCTCGGCCAGGTCAACGAGGCCTTCCAGCACGACGCTGCCACCTCGGAGTCGGACTCGGAGGCGGGTTGCCGCTGCGACGCGGAGGAGGGAATTCCCCGCGTGTCGGCCACGCACAGCGTGGTCCTGGACGTCTCCACCACCAGCTTCGTGGACACGGTCGCCGTGACAACCTTGAAGAACGTTC ATATTCAGGGACCTCGGAGAGATCGACGTGGAGGTCTACTTCGCCGGCTGCCAAG GCTGCgtggtggagcagctggaggcggCGGGCTTCTTCACGGACTCCCTCCCGAAGAGCCGCCTGTTCGTCAGCGTGCACGACGCCGTGCTCCACGTGCTCGGGACTCGGGGGCCGGGTGA
- the LOC120815554 gene encoding solute carrier family 26 member 6-like isoform X1, whose translation MEEKAGEYLVQRRVLDEVRLEEVAQKGTWSTKPTAGERVKESLRCSGPRLKQTALSWIPVLGWLPRYSFRDNAIGDLISGCSVGIMHLPQGMAYALLASLGPVYGLYTSLYPVLIYFIFGTSRHISIGTFAVISIMVGSVTERLGPDANFPMNGTNATGNVDLDARDRFRVQVACSLTVLAGLFQILLGVVRFGFVVTYLSEPLVRGYTTGSACHVCVSQLKYLFGVTPKRFTGPLSLIYTLVDICRLLPQTKVPELVVSLVALSVLIVVKEINACYRQKLPLPIPIEIIVIVAATVITHFGGLTSKYNIDVVGEIPSGLKAPKAPDTALFLEVIGDAFAVAIVGYAINISLGKTFALKHGYKVDSNQELVALGLSNAIGGFFQCYSVTASLSRSLVQESTGGKTQVAGLISSVIVLVTILKIGSLFSDLPKAVLSTIVFVNLKGMFKQFTDVPLLWKTNKVDLLVWLVTFTSTILLNLDLGLAVSIAFSMLTVIFRTQLPRYSILGRVAGTDLYLDVDTYKEAKEIPGIKIFRSSATIYYTNAEMYLEALQEKSGIEMGKLLTAKKKRDAKLKRAQKKEKSKSKAKKRGQPSKMVEKKVSLDDLGQVNEAFQHDAATSESDSEAGCRCDAEEGIPRVSATHSVVLDVSTTSFVDTVAVTTLKNIFRDLGEIDVEVYFAGCQGCVVEQLEAAGFFTDSLPKSRLFVSVHDAVLHVLGTRGPGDFVLDVCSTPM comes from the exons ATGGAGGAGAAGGCCGGGGAGTACTTGGTGCAGAGGAGAGTTCTGGATGAGGTGCGTCTGGAGGAAGTGGCCCAGAAGGGGACGTGGTCCACGAAACCGACGGCGGGGGAACGGGTGAAGGAGTCTTTGAG GTGTTCGGGGCCCCGGCTGAAGCAGACGGCGCTGAGCTGGATCCCGGTTCTCGGCTGGCTGCCTCGCTACTCCTTCAGAGACAACGCCATCGGAGACCTGATCTCCGGCTGCAGCGTGGGCATCATGCACCTGCCGCAGG GCATGGCCTACGCCCTCCTGGCCTCCTTGGGCCCGGTGTACGGCCTCTACACCTCCCTCTACCCGGTGCTGATCTACTTCATCTTCGGTACCTCCAGGCACATCTCCATTG GTACCTTTGCCGTGATCAGCATCATGGTGGGCAGCGTGACGGAGCGGCTGGGTCCGGACGCCAACTTCCCTATGAACGGCACCAACGCGACGGGGAACGTGGACCTGGACGCGCGGGACAGGTTCAGGGTTCAGGTCGCCTGCTCCCTCACCGTGCTGGCGGGACTCTTTCAG ATCCTGTTGGGCGTGGTGCGGTTCGGCTTCGTGGTCACCTACCTGTCCGAGCCGCTTGTTCGAGGCTACACCACGGGGTCGGCGTGTCACGTGTGCGTGTCCCAGCTCAAGTACCTGTTCGGGGTCACGCCGAAACGCTTCACCGGCCCGCTCTCCCTCATCTAT ACTCTGGTGGATATCTGCCGCCTGCTGCCGCAGACCAAGGTGCCGGAGCTGGTGGTCAGCCTGGTCGCTTTGTCTGTTCTCATCGTGGTCAAAGAGATCAACGCCTGCTACAGGCAGAAGCTGCCTCTTCCCATCCCCATAGAGATCATAGTG ATCGTAGCAGCAACAGTCATCACGCACTTCGGAGGACTGACGAGTAAATACAACATCGATGTGGTTGGAGAGATTCCCAGTGG gCTAAAAGCCCCCAAAGCTCCAGATACTGCGTTGTTCCTGGAGGTGATCGGCGATGCCTTCGCCGTGGCCATCGTGGGCTACGCCATCAACATCTCTCTGGGCAAAACATTCGCCCTCAAACACGGCTACAAGGTGGACAGCAACCAG GAGCTGGTGGCTTTGGGTCTCAGTAACGCCATCGGCGGATTCTTTCAGTGTTACTCCGTCACGGCGTCTTTGTCCCGCAGCCTCGTCCAGGAGAGCACAGGCGGCAAGACGCAG GTTGCCGGGTTGATCTCGTCCGTCATCGTGCTCGTCACCATTTTGAAAATAGGCTCTCTCTTCTCAGATCTCCCcaag GCCGTCTTATCCACAATAGTGTTTGTGAATTTGAAAGGAATGTTCAAGCAGTTCACGGACGTGCCTCTGCTGTGGAAGACCAACAAGGTGGATCTG ctggtgTGGCTGGTCACGTTCACCAGCACCATCCTGCTCAACCTGGACCTCGGCCTGGCGGTGTCCATCGCCTTCTCCATGCTCACCGTCATCTTCAGGACGCAGCT CCCCCGCTACTCGATCTTGGGACGCGTTGCAGGCACGGATCTGTATCTGGACGTCGACACCTACAAGGAG GCCAAAGAGATTCCGGGGATCAAAATCTTCCGTTCGTCCGCCACCATCTACTACACCAACGCTGAGATGTACCTGGAGGCCCTGCAGGAGAAG aGCGGAATTGAAATGGGGAAGCTGCTGACGGCCAAGAAGAAGCGAGACGCCAAGCTGAAGCGCGCACAGAAGAAGGAGAAATCTAAGAGCAAGGCCAAGAAACGA GGCCAACCCTCCAAGATGGTTGAGAAGAAGGTCTCCCTGGACGACCTCGGCCAGGTCAACGAGGCCTTCCAGCACGACGCTGCCACCTCGGAGTCGGACTCGGAGGCGGGTTGCCGCTGCGACGCGGAGGAGGGAATTCCCCGCGTGTCGGCCACGCACAGCGTGGTCCTGGACGTCTCCACCACCAGCTTCGTGGACACGGTCGCCGTGACAACCTTGAAGAAC ATATTCAGGGACCTCGGAGAGATCGACGTGGAGGTCTACTTCGCCGGCTGCCAAG GCTGCgtggtggagcagctggaggcggCGGGCTTCTTCACGGACTCCCTCCCGAAGAGCCGCCTGTTCGTCAGCGTGCACGACGCCGTGCTCCACGTGCTCGGGACTCGGGGGCCGGGTGACTTTGTTCTT GACGTGTGCAGCACTCCGATGTAA